Proteins encoded together in one Verrucomicrobiia bacterium window:
- a CDS encoding pyrrolo-quinoline quinone: MERTQGRTRKCCRRVVSAAVIFVVFLSPFGAIAANVLTQHNDNLRTGANLQEFVLTTNNVSTAQFGKVFSRSVDGQMYAQPLYAHAVAISNQFYNVVYVCTESNSVYAFDADNAAASNALWHVNLGPPVPIADLNNCGDLSPIVGITSTPVIDPTTGTIYVDAKTVESGNYFHRLHALDIATGQEKFGGPVVVQASVPGTGDGGTNVSFDAQHEHNRPGLLLLSNVVYLAFGSHCDWAPYHGWLLGYGATNLQQVCAFNTTPNGGEGAIWSSGTGPAADSAGNIYVVTGNGSFDANTGGPDLGDTFMKLTVSNNTLAVATWFTPYNQAALDASDLDLGSGGTLLLPTTNMVVGIGKQGVLYLLNRDDMGGYSTANSDTNVLQEFQAVPSTCCIGPSPVYWNGPSNQFLFTWTGGDVMKAFNFTGSSIDTNPLAQGNATFTQSRPGGMSLSANLNVPGSGIVWGICNFQGGTIVAYDAGNVGHTLWTSQSKASRDSLGSYVKFASPTISNGKVYAPTGANQFVVYGLLTAPYQLWRQANFTSAELTNTSISGDVADPDGDGIPNLMEYALSLNPKVPDLNGLPNASVQNLAGTNHLTIAYKQVLYNTDISYTVQVSSDLVTWNSGPGFTAPIGPPVDNGNGTETWTVQDMAPSDSMPARFIRLKITH, encoded by the coding sequence ATGGAGCGAACTCAGGGAAGAACTCGAAAGTGTTGTCGTCGGGTCGTTTCTGCCGCCGTTATCTTTGTCGTCTTCTTGTCGCCGTTCGGGGCTATTGCGGCAAATGTTCTCACACAGCATAATGATAATCTCCGCACGGGGGCGAATCTCCAGGAATTTGTCCTCACCACCAACAATGTGAGCACAGCGCAATTCGGAAAAGTCTTCAGCCGTTCCGTTGACGGGCAAATGTATGCGCAGCCGCTGTACGCCCATGCGGTGGCGATCTCCAATCAGTTTTATAACGTCGTGTACGTCTGTACGGAGAGCAACAGCGTGTACGCGTTTGATGCCGACAATGCCGCTGCGTCCAACGCGCTCTGGCATGTGAACCTCGGCCCGCCAGTTCCCATTGCGGATTTGAATAACTGCGGTGACTTGTCGCCCATCGTCGGGATCACCAGCACGCCCGTCATCGACCCGACTACGGGCACGATCTACGTCGACGCCAAGACCGTGGAAAGTGGCAATTACTTTCACCGATTGCACGCGTTGGATATTGCGACCGGGCAGGAGAAATTCGGCGGGCCCGTGGTGGTACAGGCGTCCGTTCCAGGCACGGGCGATGGCGGCACCAATGTTTCCTTCGATGCGCAGCACGAACACAACCGTCCCGGTTTATTGCTGTTGAGCAATGTGGTGTATCTGGCGTTCGGTTCGCATTGCGATTGGGCTCCCTATCACGGGTGGTTGCTCGGTTACGGCGCAACAAATCTCCAGCAGGTGTGCGCGTTCAACACAACACCCAACGGCGGTGAGGGCGCGATTTGGTCGAGCGGCACGGGGCCGGCCGCGGATTCCGCCGGCAATATCTACGTGGTGACCGGCAATGGCAGTTTTGACGCCAACACTGGCGGGCCGGACCTTGGCGACACATTCATGAAGCTCACTGTCTCCAACAATACCCTGGCCGTCGCCACCTGGTTCACGCCGTATAATCAGGCCGCGCTCGATGCCTCCGACCTGGATCTGGGTTCTGGCGGGACACTCTTGCTGCCCACCACCAATATGGTTGTCGGGATCGGCAAGCAGGGCGTGTTGTATCTGTTGAATCGCGACGACATGGGCGGGTATAGCACCGCGAATTCCGACACGAACGTCCTCCAGGAATTTCAGGCGGTGCCGTCGACGTGTTGCATCGGACCAAGCCCGGTCTATTGGAACGGTCCGAGCAATCAGTTTCTGTTTACGTGGACCGGCGGCGACGTGATGAAGGCGTTCAACTTCACTGGTTCCTCCATTGACACCAACCCACTGGCCCAAGGGAATGCGACGTTTACGCAATCGCGTCCCGGCGGTATGTCGTTGTCGGCCAATCTCAACGTACCCGGCTCCGGGATTGTCTGGGGCATCTGCAATTTCCAAGGCGGCACGATCGTTGCCTACGACGCTGGCAACGTCGGGCACACATTGTGGACCAGTCAGTCCAAGGCCTCGCGCGATTCGCTCGGGAGCTACGTTAAATTCGCCTCGCCGACCATCAGCAATGGAAAGGTTTACGCGCCGACGGGCGCCAACCAATTTGTCGTTTACGGTCTATTGACCGCGCCATACCAACTCTGGCGGCAGGCCAATTTCACCAGCGCTGAATTGACCAACACTTCGATCAGCGGCGATGTGGCCGATCCGGATGGTGATGGGATTCCCAACTTGATGGAATACGCCCTCAGCCTCAACCCCAAGGTCCCGGATCTCAACGGCCTGCCCAACGCCTCCGTTCAGAATCTTGCGGGTACAAACCATCTGACCATCGCGTACAAGCAGGTTCTTTACAACACCGACATCAGCTACACCGTGCAAGTTTCGAGCGACCTCGTCACGTGGAATTCCGGGCCGGGTTTCACCGCGCCCATTGGCCCGCCCGTTGACAACGGTAACGGCACCGAAACCTGGACAGTTCAGGACATGGCCCCGTCTGATTCCATGCCGGCGCGGTTCATTCGGCTCAAGATCACCCATTGA
- a CDS encoding DoxX family protein → MKKLYALWVSLVSRLQSPFLLVIRLYWGWQFFGTGKGKLMNLDKTAGFFATLNIPAPKLNAILAGSTECFGGLLLLLGLGSRIATVPLIFTMVIAYLTAESEAAHAIFSNPDKFVTAAPFLFLLTCVIVLIFGPGCFSLDAIIARSCGEKKK, encoded by the coding sequence ATGAAAAAACTGTACGCGTTGTGGGTCAGCCTCGTTTCGCGACTGCAATCACCATTCCTGCTCGTCATCCGCCTATATTGGGGCTGGCAGTTTTTCGGGACGGGGAAAGGTAAGCTCATGAATCTCGATAAGACCGCCGGGTTTTTCGCCACCTTGAATATCCCCGCTCCCAAGCTGAATGCGATCCTCGCCGGCAGCACGGAATGTTTCGGCGGACTGCTCCTCCTGCTCGGATTGGGTTCGCGCATCGCTACGGTCCCGCTCATCTTCACCATGGTCATCGCCTACCTCACCGCCGAGTCAGAGGCGGCCCACGCCATTTTTAGCAATCCTGACAAGTTCGTCACCGCCGCGCCATTTCTATTCCTATTGACCTGCGTAATCGTCCTCATTTTCGGGCCCGGCTGCTTCTCGCTGGACGCCATCATTGCCAGGTCGTGCGGCGAAAAGAAAAAGTAG
- a CDS encoding heavy metal sensor histidine kinase gives MSSKTAKPTPGGARKPRRWWSSITFRLTLLYMLSAVGILTVCCILVYWMLARNVDHLAGQFLQDEVHDVRAALRELPSNPRVLDAEINMEGTYPNYYARVMDRQGREFGATPHMGEVAEGFQFPPPAEATESSRQFVKARASDGRWFLLGSAWGQVGREGETQMMVQVALDISKEQRLVQSFTGRLVGVILLGLGLSTAAGIVVAGMGMRPLTEITSAAQRTGPTQLHERIGSTHWPQELTALAEAFDGMLDRLEDSFARLSQFSADMAHELRTPINNLMGEAEVSLSKPRTVEEYQRVLASSLEECGRLARLIDSMLFLARAENAETELKRSALDVRAEIEAVREFYDVVAEEQGVEVACGGDGRLNADPLLFRQAVSNLLSNALHYTPRGGKVVISVARPGGGWVDIAVADTGTGIDPEHLPRIFDRFYRADRSRSQHPQGLGLGLAIVKSILTLHGGTVAITSTTGAGTTVVLRFPGNAA, from the coding sequence ATGTCCTCGAAGACCGCTAAGCCGACACCGGGTGGCGCGCGCAAACCCCGGCGGTGGTGGTCGTCGATCACGTTTCGGCTGACGCTGCTCTACATGCTTTCGGCAGTGGGGATCCTGACGGTGTGCTGCATCCTCGTCTATTGGATGCTCGCGCGGAATGTCGACCATTTGGCCGGCCAGTTTCTGCAGGACGAGGTGCACGACGTCCGCGCGGCTCTGCGCGAGCTTCCCAGTAATCCCCGGGTTTTGGATGCCGAAATCAACATGGAAGGCACGTACCCGAATTATTATGCGCGGGTCATGGACCGGCAGGGGAGGGAGTTTGGGGCAACTCCGCACATGGGGGAAGTGGCGGAGGGTTTTCAATTCCCACCTCCTGCCGAAGCGACGGAATCGTCCCGGCAGTTTGTCAAAGCTCGGGCAAGTGATGGGAGATGGTTTCTCCTGGGCTCGGCTTGGGGACAGGTCGGACGCGAGGGCGAAACGCAGATGATGGTCCAGGTCGCGCTGGATATTTCCAAGGAACAGAGATTGGTGCAGAGTTTTACGGGGCGGCTTGTGGGCGTAATCCTGTTGGGGCTGGGCTTGTCCACCGCGGCAGGGATCGTCGTGGCCGGGATGGGGATGCGCCCGCTGACGGAAATCACCTCGGCCGCGCAACGCACCGGCCCGACGCAACTCCACGAGCGCATCGGTTCGACGCATTGGCCGCAGGAGTTGACTGCCCTGGCGGAGGCATTCGACGGAATGCTCGATCGCCTCGAAGATTCCTTCGCCAGGCTCTCGCAGTTTTCGGCGGACATGGCCCACGAACTGAGAACCCCCATCAATAATCTCATGGGCGAGGCGGAAGTCTCGCTCTCGAAGCCGCGAACCGTGGAAGAATACCAGCGCGTGCTGGCCTCCAGCCTGGAAGAATGCGGTCGGCTGGCGCGCCTCATTGACAGCATGCTCTTTCTGGCCAGGGCGGAGAACGCCGAAACCGAGTTGAAACGATCGGCGCTGGATGTTCGCGCGGAGATCGAGGCCGTGCGGGAGTTTTACGATGTCGTGGCGGAGGAACAGGGTGTCGAGGTGGCATGCGGGGGGGACGGTCGATTGAACGCCGATCCGCTGCTTTTCCGGCAGGCGGTCAGTAATTTGCTCTCCAACGCGTTGCACTACACCCCGCGTGGTGGCAAGGTCGTGATCTCGGTGGCCCGCCCGGGCGGCGGATGGGTTGACATCGCCGTCGCCGATACGGGAACGGGGATCGACCCCGAGCATCTGCCCCGCATCTTCGACCGCTTTTATCGCGCCGACCGCTCGCGGTCGCAGCACCCACAAGGCCTCGGGCTCGGGTTGGCGATTGTAAAATCCATCCTGACGCTCCATGGCGGAACAGTGGCGATCACCAGCACGACGGGAGCGGGCACGACCGTCGTGCTTCGGTTCCCCGGCAATGCGGCTTGA
- a CDS encoding heavy metal response regulator transcription factor: MRILVVEDEPKTAAYLRKGLSEGGYVVDCAVDGDEGLHLAQTSAYDLVILDVMLPRRDGWSVIAEMRRGGKQTPVLFLTARDQVQDRVKGLELGADDYLVKPFAFSELLARMHSVLRRGASRPVETLKLSDLEIDFPRRKVLRGGKRVDLTAKEFDLLSLLARRAGEILSRTIIAEQVWDMNFDSDTNVVDVAVRRLRQKIDEPFVKKLVHTVRGVGYVLEDR, encoded by the coding sequence ATGCGGATTCTGGTTGTAGAGGATGAACCGAAGACAGCGGCCTACTTGCGGAAAGGGCTTTCCGAGGGCGGCTACGTAGTCGACTGCGCCGTCGATGGCGACGAAGGATTGCACCTCGCGCAGACCAGTGCCTACGATCTGGTGATTCTCGACGTGATGCTCCCGCGCCGCGATGGCTGGTCGGTGATCGCGGAGATGCGGCGCGGCGGGAAACAGACACCGGTGCTCTTCCTCACGGCGCGGGACCAGGTCCAGGACCGGGTCAAGGGCCTCGAATTGGGTGCCGATGATTATCTGGTCAAACCTTTCGCGTTCTCCGAGTTGCTCGCGCGGATGCATTCCGTCTTGCGGCGCGGTGCGTCCCGGCCGGTGGAGACACTGAAACTCTCCGACCTGGAAATCGACTTTCCCCGGCGCAAGGTGTTGCGCGGCGGGAAACGGGTCGATCTGACCGCCAAGGAATTCGATCTCCTGTCCCTGCTGGCCAGGCGCGCCGGTGAAATCCTCTCGCGGACGATCATTGCTGAACAGGTTTGGGACATGAATTTCGACAGCGATACAAACGTGGTGGATGTCGCCGTGCGCCGTTTGCGGCAGAAGATCGACGAGCCTTTCGTGAAGAAATTGGTCCACACCGTTCGCGGCGTTGGCTATGTCCTCGAAGACCGCTAA
- a CDS encoding rod shape-determining protein — MFGKFLNYFSTDIGIDLGTANTLVYVRDRGIVLREPSVVAIQTGTSHVLAVGEEAKRMLGRTPGNIQAIRPMKDGVIADFEITEAMLRYFIQKVHNRRYGIKPRVIVAVPSGITEVEKRAVKDSATHAGARDVYLIEEPMAAAIGVGLPVQEPAGNMIVDIGGGTTEVALISLAGIVLSRSVRVAGDELDEAIIQYMKRAYNLMIGERMAEDIKIKIGSGYPLEQELTMEVKGRDLVAGLPKTLTVTSEEVREALQEPISTIVENVRVTLERCPPELAADLVDRGIMLAGGGALIRGVDKLLAEETGLPVHIADDPLSAVAMGTGVVLQELGYLEKLAKNSS, encoded by the coding sequence ATGTTTGGCAAATTTCTAAACTATTTTTCGACCGATATTGGCATCGATTTGGGAACCGCGAACACGCTGGTTTACGTGCGTGATCGCGGTATTGTTTTGCGAGAGCCCAGCGTGGTGGCCATCCAAACGGGGACAAGCCACGTGCTGGCGGTAGGAGAAGAGGCGAAGAGGATGTTGGGTCGTACGCCAGGTAACATCCAGGCCATTCGCCCCATGAAGGACGGCGTCATCGCGGATTTCGAGATCACCGAGGCGATGCTGCGTTATTTCATCCAGAAGGTGCACAACCGCCGTTATGGCATTAAACCGCGGGTCATTGTCGCGGTGCCGAGCGGGATCACCGAGGTGGAAAAGCGCGCCGTCAAAGACAGCGCCACCCATGCGGGGGCGCGGGATGTTTATCTGATTGAAGAACCGATGGCGGCCGCCATCGGCGTTGGGCTGCCGGTGCAAGAGCCGGCGGGCAACATGATTGTGGATATTGGCGGTGGCACGACGGAAGTGGCCCTGATCAGCCTGGCGGGCATCGTGTTGAGCCGCAGCGTGCGTGTAGCGGGAGATGAACTGGATGAAGCCATCATCCAGTACATGAAACGCGCTTATAATTTGATGATTGGCGAACGCATGGCGGAGGACATCAAGATCAAGATCGGCTCGGGCTACCCGCTCGAACAAGAGCTCACCATGGAAGTCAAAGGACGCGACCTGGTGGCCGGCTTGCCGAAGACCTTGACGGTGACCTCCGAGGAAGTGCGCGAAGCGTTACAGGAACCGATCTCGACCATTGTCGAGAACGTCCGCGTGACACTCGAGCGCTGCCCTCCTGAATTGGCCGCTGACCTCGTCGACCGTGGCATTATGCTGGCGGGCGGCGGCGCGCTGATTCGGGGCGTCGACAAGCTTCTGGCCGAAGAGACGGGGCTGCCCGTTCACATCGCTGATGATCCGCTGAGCGCGGTGGCGATGGGTACGGGTGTGGTGCTCCAGGAACTCGGCTATCTTGAGAAGCTCGCCAAGAATTCATC